From the genome of Cololabis saira isolate AMF1-May2022 chromosome 4, fColSai1.1, whole genome shotgun sequence:
TTGCTCCACCTCACAGGCGGGGGGAGGGGCATCTGTTTAGGTTCCTGGGACACCATCTTCTCTGGCTCACTCATTGGCCAGTCATGTGACCTTAGTCATGTGACTCCTTTGTGTCTATAACTGCCAGAGCTACTTCCTGTGGACCAAACAACTGATGAAGGTGTTTGGATGAACACCGAAACGTCTTGTGTTTTTAAGTATGTTTTAAGTccagtgtttttttaaataaaatcctttttagaagagaaagagaaagagagaaatatAGTTCAGCTTGTCTCACAGGACACTTGCAAATATCTTTTCCATCTGACATTCTTTCATCATGCTTTCTTTTTCACTTCTATCTGTCATATTGTTCTCTCATCTTGTCTCTTTTGCTTTCATTTATAAAACAGACGAGGCTTTTTAATGCCCATCCACTCCGTTACCCCACTTCCATTGTTTCTCTCATCTTTCCTTGTGGTCAGGCTCTTTTTCTTTCATCCCCCACTCTTGATCTCTCTCAGTCGGCTCCATCATTGTCCTTTTCCTTCCTACATACTTGCTTTCTGGCTCTAGCACTTTTccttgctctttttttattacagaaaattaaATGACTCAGAGGTGAATCTTTGATGGCTACAGCATATGTGAGTGGTCTATAAATCTATCAGGGTGTGTCTCTCAACACACAGAAACGCACACAACATAGTATATCAGTGGTCTTTCTGAACTAGCTGCACAAAGCCATGTGGAATATAATAGAGAAAGGGATGGACGAGGACAGAAAGGGACGTTAATATGGTTTTCCTGGTCCTGAATGGTCCTACCAGAACACAAGAGTTGACCCTGGGAATATTGGTGTCATAATAACATACACTAGATAAAATTTGATTGTGGTGTGAGAGAGACGGGTGATCGAAGACGGAGCAAACATTACATATAGCTCACATATGGATACTTCTTTAAAAAGACAGATGTCATATCCTTGGATGCTGTGAATAATTGGATATTCTGACCATTTACAAGCTGTTAAGAATATGAAAATACATTTCCACACATATCTTTTCAGAGCCACAAATACGTGAATCTGTTTGAAATGCGAAACGATATATGGTAGCTGTTCTTGCACTGACTGATGTTTGCTTCAAAGCTTACTATACGTAATTAAACATGTACCATTTGGAAAACCTAGTTTGTAGAAAAAAACTTGTTTGAAGAGCTGGAGAACTGTgtcattctttttatttttatttttgcgaATGCTCTATGTGCGTGCTTCCAGGGCAAATATTTAGCTATATTTTCCAGATTCTCAGGCTTCCTTCATCCAGCTGTCAAAATGTCCAgctttgtgtattttttatgaGTGGGGGACACACAGATGTAGATGTTGAAGATTATGTAAATCTAAAGGTAATTGTCGATAGTTTGTTTTTCATTAGGTACTTAGTTAAACCAAACTTTATTTGAAAAAGAAATTATGTATCTCCAAATATTTAAAAGCTTGGACTtttggaaaacattttttttaaatgtacacgattttttccatctccgtaatattgcaaaaattaggaaaatcctctcgcagaatGATGCAGAACAACTAGTTattgcgtttgtatcttctagactataTTACTGTAAtatgttattagcaggatgtccaagtaatttgaattcaattcaattcaattcaattttatttatatagcgtctaatacaacagatgttgtctctagacgctttccagagatccagaacatgaacataaacataaacataaacataaacataaacataaacccccgagcaattattatataaacaatggcaggtaaaaactcccttagtgggagaaaagccttaagccaaacagtggcaaggaaaaactcccctttaggagggaagaaaccttgagcaggaccaggctcataaggggggaccctcctgccgaaggccagactgggggagtcagggacgtcgacagcacacagcaggcaggtggaagcagcagcgggatgaccagaggtggggggggggggcgtcagcagcacacaacagtcatgtggaagcagcagcgggatgaccagaggggggggggggcgtcagcagcacacaacagtcatgtggaagcagcagcgggatgaccagagggggggggggggtgcaggcaggcggaagcagcaacagcagacatccacgtaggcaggtggaagaagcaatgggatgaccagaggggggggagggccgggaacacaggccagaacgcagctcctgaggctccggcctgcaaacatacacaaaagagaaaaaaggggggccggcacaagaaactacaggaacaatggacaaaaatgatagctatgagatatttctaataaataaaaatggtaatggagaagagaggcagggaaaaggagaggagaagaagggtgagaggcaccgcccagcggatcatgtcggtgcccccctgcagcataagcctatagcagcatatctaccgcgaagctatatttgagactaactattatagttttgttctatagctgcgacaatgactactgactctaacacactaaagtttacactacctagagatttaccaacaccagctagaggtttacttaacactaactataagctttactaaacagaaaggttttaagtttagttttaaaggtggaggtggtgtcagcctccttaacccagattggaagttggttccaaagtaatggtgcctgatagcagaacgcccgccctccaaatctacatttagatactctaggaactacgagtaaacctgcaccctgggagcggagagctcggccaggaacataaggcactatcaaatcttgtaaatactgcggagctaagccgttttgggctttatatgcaagtaataaaattttaaattgaattctgaattttacaggtagccaatggagcgacgctaacactggagagacgtggtctctcctgctaattcctgtcagtactcgtgctgctgcattttggatcagctggagcctattcagcaaattacttggacatcctgctaacaacacattacagtaatccagtctagaagatacaaacgcatgaactagtttctctgcatccctctgcgagaggattttcctaatttttgcaatattacggagatggaaaaacgctattttacaaacctgattaacatatggtttaaacgacaaatcctgatcgaaaacaacaccaaggtttctcacagttgcactggaagccatcgcaacaccatctaatcccttcctaagatgctctggaccaagaatgataacctctgttttatctgaatttagaagcaagaaatttctggacatccagtccttgatgtccctaagacatgcctgaagtttaactaacggttctgtttcatccggcttcatagacaaatagagctgcgtatcatcagcataacaatgaaagtgtatgccgtgattctggattatacttcccaacggctgcatgtataaactgaacaagactggccctagcactgaaccctgcggaacaccataacagaccctcgactgttctgaagaaacctcatgtacatgaacaaactggaacctgtcagatagatatgatttaaaccaacgtagagctgtccctttaatcccaacaacatgctctaacctgtgcagtaaaatgccatgatcaacagtgtcaaaagcagcactgaggtccagtaaaaccaatatggacactaatcccttatctgaggccataagaaggtcattcgtagtcattcgagttacgaatgaccataagaaggtcattcgtaactcgaaccagtgctgtctcataaaaaatttgctgaataggctccagctgttccaaaatgcagcagcgcgagtgctgacaggaatcagcaggagagaccacgtctctccagtgttagcgtcgctccattggctacctgtaaaattcagaatccaatttaaaattttattacttgcatataaagcccaaaaaggcttagctccgcattatttgcaagacctgatagtgccttatcttcctggcagagctctccgttctcggagtgcagatttactcatagttcctagagtatccaaatgtagatttggagggcaggcgttctgctatcaggcaccattacaaTGGAACCagcttccaatctgggttaaggaggctgacaccacctccacctttaaaactaaactgtttagtaaagcctatagttagtgtttagtaaacctctagctggtgttggtaaatctctaggtagtgtaaactctgtgttagagtcagtagtcatagttgcagctatagaacaagactataatagttagtctcaaatatagctttgcggtagatatgctgctataggcctatgctgcaggggggcaccgacatgatccactgggcggtgcctctcacccttcttctcctctcctctttccttcctctcttctccatttccatttattataagtatctcatagctatcatttttgtccatcgctcctgtagtctcttgtgctggc
Proteins encoded in this window:
- the LOC133442207 gene encoding uncharacterized protein LOC133442207, translating into YMQPLGSIIQNHGIHFHCYADDTQLYLSMKPDETEPLVKLQACLRDIKDWMSRNFLLLNSDKTEVIILGPEHLRKGLDGVAMASSATVRNLGVVFDQDLSFKPYVNQVCKIAFFHLRNIAKIRKILSQRDAEKLVHAFVSSRLDYCNVLLAGCPSNLLNRLQLIQNAAARVLTGISRRDHVSPVLASLHWLPVKFRIQFKILLLAYKAQNGLAPQYLQDLIVPYVPGRALRSQGAGLLVVPRVSKCRFGGRAFCYQAPLLWNQLPIWVKEADTTSTFKTKLKTFLFSKAYS